DNA from Nocardioides yefusunii:
CGGTGAACTGCCCCGTCTCGTGCAGGAGCCGGCCGATCCCGGGCACCGCGTAGGTGCGGAACAGCGCGAAGCTCAGCGCCTGCGTCATGTCCCAGGGGAACTCGTGCATCGCGATCTTGCGCTGGATCTCGACGTGGTCAGTGTCGGGGTCCAGGGTGCGGACGTACCGCGCCCAGTGGTCGCCGGGCAGGCGCCCGCGCGTCGTACGTCGGTCGCTTCCGGTACGTCGTCCCATGCAGCCAACGTAGGGCAGCCGAGGTGCCCATGTGAACCGTGATTCGCAACGATCTGAGTGGTGACCTGCGACGACGCAGACCACCGCGGACGGCGCTCAGCCCTCGGAGCGCTGCTCCCACCAGGCACGCAGTGCAGCCTCGGCAGCCTCGTAGGACTGCGGACCCTCGTCGAGACGCAGCTCGAGGAGGAACTTGTAGGCCTCACCGACCACCGGGCCGGGCTTGATCCCCAGGATCGCCATGATCTGCGCGCCGTCGAGGTCGGGACGGACCGACTCCATCTCCTCCTTCTCGGCGAGCTCCGCGATCCGGGCCTCCAGCTCGTCGTAGATGCGACGCAGACGGTTGGCCTTGCGGGTGTTGCGGGTGGTGCAGTCGGCACGGGTCAGGATGTGCAGACGCAGCAGCTGGTCGCCGGCGTCGCGGACGTAGCGGCGCACCGCGGAGTCGGTCCACTCACCGGTGCCGTAGCCGTGGAAGCGCAGGTGCAGCTCGACGAGCTTGCCCACCGCGTCGATCTCGTCGTTGGAGAAGCGCAGCGCACGCATCCGCTTGCGGGTGATCTTGGCGCCCACCACGTCGTGGTGGTGGAAGGTGACGGTGTTGTCGTCGCCGAACTTGCGGGTCTTGGGCTTGCCGACGTCGTGCATGAGGGCGGCGAAACGAGCGATGAAGTCGGGGCCGCCGAGGCGGTCCTCCTGCTCGATCGTCTGCTCCAGCACCGTCAGGGTGTGCTCGTAGACGTCCTTGTGGCGCTCGTGCTCGTCGCGCTCCTGCGCCAGACGCGGCAGCTCGGGCAGGACCAGTGCGGCCAGACCGGTCTCCACGAGGAGCGTGAGGCCCTTGCGCGGGTAGGGGGAGCAGATCAGCTTGACCAGTTCGTCGCGGACGCGTTCGGCGGAGATGATCTCGATCCGCGACGCCATCGCGGTCATCGCCTCGACCACCTCGGGGGCGACGTCGAAGCCGAGCTGCGCGGCGAAACGGGCCGCGCGCATCATCCGCAGCGGGTCGTCGGAGAAGGAGTCCTCGGGACGTCCCGGGGTGCGCAGGACGCGGGCAGCGAGGTCGTTGATGCCGCCGAAGAGGTCGACGAACTCACGGTCCGGGATCGAGACGGCCATCGCGTTGACGGTGAAGTCACGGCGGCCCAGGTCTCCGGCGAGGTTGTCGCCGAAGTCGACCTCGGGCTTGCGGGAGTCCGGATCGTAGGTCTCGGCGCGGTAGGTGGTGATCTCGATGTCCCACTCACCCTTGCGGCAACCGATGGTGCCGAAGGCGCGACCCATGTCCCAGGTCGCCTCGGCCCAGCCCTTGAGCAGCTTCTCGGTCTGCTCGGGCATCGCGGAGGTGGTGAGGTCGAGGTCGTTCTTGATGTGACCCAGCATCGCGTCACGCACCGGACCGCCCACGAGGTGCAGGGCGTGACCGGCGGCCGCGAAACGG
Protein-coding regions in this window:
- a CDS encoding CCA tRNA nucleotidyltransferase, with protein sequence MVEVQQAVNAELDRVGSVLDELGARFAAAGHALHLVGGPVRDAMLGHIKNDLDLTTSAMPEQTEKLLKGWAEATWDMGRAFGTIGCRKGEWDIEITTYRAETYDPDSRKPEVDFGDNLAGDLGRRDFTVNAMAVSIPDREFVDLFGGINDLAARVLRTPGRPEDSFSDDPLRMMRAARFAAQLGFDVAPEVVEAMTAMASRIEIISAERVRDELVKLICSPYPRKGLTLLVETGLAALVLPELPRLAQERDEHERHKDVYEHTLTVLEQTIEQEDRLGGPDFIARFAALMHDVGKPKTRKFGDDNTVTFHHHDVVGAKITRKRMRALRFSNDEIDAVGKLVELHLRFHGYGTGEWTDSAVRRYVRDAGDQLLRLHILTRADCTTRNTRKANRLRRIYDELEARIAELAEKEEMESVRPDLDGAQIMAILGIKPGPVVGEAYKFLLELRLDEGPQSYEAAEAALRAWWEQRSEG